In Pseudomonas sp. Q1-7, the genomic window GAAGATGGCGCCGACCAGGCGGACGACGCGCAGGGTTTCCGACAGAGCGTCCATCAGCCCTCACCTCAGGCCGCACTCCTGAAATTCTGGTCGCCGCCGGCAACGGACAGCGGTTCGTCGGATAAATGGCCATGCGCGGACGATCGGGCAGGCCTTGCCGACGTTCGGGCAGGACGGCGGCGCGGCGCGGGTGGATAGTTTCGCCTGCACGCCCCTCGCCGCCCAATCCACCCACGGCGTGCGCGCGACACCCCGAAAGCCAGGAAAACGAGGTCGCCATGCCCAAGTTCCTCATCGAAAGAGAGATACCGGAAGCTGGAACACTCACGGAACGAGACCTCAAGGCCATATCGCAGAAGTCATGCCGGGTACTCAGAGAAATCGGACCAGAGGTGCAGTGGGTCCAGAGCTACGTCACCGACGACAAGCTGTACTGCGTCTATCTCGCCGCCAGCGAGGAACTGATCCGGGAACATGCCCGCCAGGGCGGATTCCCGGTCAGCCGCATCTCCCGCATCAGCTCGATCATCGATCCGACCACAGCCGAATGAGCCCCCGAAATGACTACCGCAACTGATCTGAATGCCCTGAAAAGCCGGCAGATGGCCTCCTGGGCCAGCGGCGACTACGCCGTGATCGGCACCACCCTGCAGCTGGTCGGCGAACTGCTGGCCGAAGCCTGCGACCTGCGCCACGGCGACAGCGTACTCGACGTCGCCGCCGGCAACGGCAACGCCACCCTCGCCGCTGCGCGCCGAGGCGCCCGCGTGACCTCCACCGACTACGTGCCGGCCCTGCTGGAACGTGGTCGGGAACGCGCCCGCGCCGAACACCTGGACGTTGCCTTCCAGCCCGCCGACGCCGAGGACCTGCCCTTCGCCGACGGCAGCTTCGATGTGGTGCTGTCCACCTTCGGCGTCATGTTCACCCCCGACCAGGCCAAGGCCGCGGCCGAGCTGACGCGGGTCTGCCGCTCCGGCGGCCGCATCGGCCTGGCGAGCTGGACACCCGAAGGCTTCATCGGCCAGATGTTCAAGACCCTCGGCCGCCACCTGCCACCCCCACCCGGCGTGCAGCCGCCCTCTCTCTGGGGCGTGGAAAGCTACCTGCGCGAACTGTTCGACGGTGACGCCCGCGAAGTCTCGGCGGCGCGCCGCCTGTTCAACTTCCGCTACCAGTCGGCGGCGCACTTCATCGAGGTGTTCCGCACCTGGTACGGCCCGGTGCACAAGGCCTTCGCCGCCCTCCCCGCCGACGGCGCGTACGCCCTGGAACAGGACCTTACCGAACTGCTGGAACGCTACAACCGCGCCGGCCCCGACTCCCTCATCGTGCCCAGCGAGTACCTGGAGGTGGTGATCACCCGACGCTGACGGGTGATCGCGAATGAATTCGCTCCACGAGGTGGGACGCCCCCCTTGGAGCGAATTCATTCGCCAAGCGCATCAACGACAAGGCCCATCCAGGTGCGCCGCGCCAGCTGACCAGTCTCTCCGGCAGGTGGCCTTACGTCCGATAACCGCACAGAACCCCATGCGGCAAATTGACGTAATTAACTGGTTAGTACATTTTCATTGCCATTCCACCCCGACCTTCCAGCCGGGGCCAGAACGACAATGGAGAACCGCTGCAATGACCCGCACCGTCCTGGTGCTCAACGGCCCGAACCTCAATCTGCTCGGAACCCGTGAGCCCGCCACCTACGGCAGTGAAACCCTCGCCGACATCGCCGCCCTGTGCAGCCGTACCGCGGCCGGTCTGGGTTTCGAGGTGGACTTCCGCCAGACCAACCACGAAGGCGAGCTGCTCGACTGGATCCACGCGGCCCGTGGCCGCTGCGCCGGCATCCTGATCAACCCGGCCGCGTGGACCCACACGTCGGTCGCCCTGCGCGACGCCCTGGTGGCCAGTGAGCTGCCGGTGATCGAGGTGCATCTGTCCAACGTGCACAAACGCGAGGAATTCCGTCACCACTCCTTCGTTTCCGCCATCGCCATCGGTGTGATCTGCGGACTCGGCAGCCAGGGCTACAGCCTGGCCCTGCAGCACTTCGGCCAACTGTTTTCCAAGGGTTGATCAGCATGTCCCAGAACAAGCATTCCATCCTCGCCGGCCTGATCGGCGCCGGCATCCAGGCTTCCCGCACCCCCGCCCTGCACGAGCACGAGGGCGATGCCCAGGGCTTGCGCTACCTCTATCGCCTGATCGATCTGGACCCACTCAAGCTGGACAGCGCCGCCCTCCCCGAGCTGCTCGACGCCGCCGAACGCATGGGCTACACCGGGCTGAACATCACCTTCCCCTGCAAGCAGGCGGTCATCCCGCTGCTGGACGCGTTGTCCCCGGAGGCGGCCGGCATCGGCGCGGTGAATACGGTGGTACTGAAGGACGGCAAACGCATGGGGCACAACACCGATTGCCTTGGCTTCGGCGAAGGTTTCCGCCGTGGCCTGCCGGATGTGCAACGCCGCCAGGTGGTACAGATGGGCGCCGGTGGCGCCGGCTCGGCGGTGGCCCATGCGCTGCTGGCCGAGGGCGTCGAACGCCTGACCCTGTTCGAAGTGGACGCCGTCCGTGGCCAAGCCCTGGTGGACAGCCTCAATCGGCACTTCGGCGCCGGCCGCGCGGCCCTGGGCACCCACCTCGCCAGTGCCATGGCGGAGGCCGATGGCCTGGTCAACACCACCCCCATCGGCATGGCCAAGCTGCCAGGCACGCCGGTGCCAGCCGAGTTGCTGCGCCCTGAGCTGTGGGTAGCGGAAATCATTTATTTCCCGCTGGAAACCGAACTCCTGCGCGATGCCCGCGCCCTGGGCTGCCGCACCCTGGACGGCGGCACCATGGCGGTATTCCAGGCGGTCAAGGCGTTCGAACTGTTCAGCGGCCGCAGCGCCGACGCCGACCGGATGATGGCTCACTTCGCCAGCATGAATGGCTGACCCGCAGGAGGGGTCAAACCGGAAGAAACGAATGCGGGATGCGGTTCTGCCGTAGGGTGGATGACGCTCTTTTCATCCATCCGCGGTGTCCGGCCCGGCCTCGCAGGGTGGATTGGTAAAGCGTGCCCCCGCTGCCCCCTCTCGATGGGTTTCGTCCCTCTACCCATCCTACGAAAGCGGCCCCAAGCCGGTGGCGGGCGATACGCCAGGCGAAACCACAGTCCGGCCGTAGGGTGGATGGCGCTCTCTTCATCCACCAACGGTGCCCGACCAAGCCCCGAGTGGTGGACCGAGAAAGCGTGGTCCACCCTACTTCACCGCCTCCTCTCGATGGGTTTCGTGCCTCTACCCATCCTACGATAGCGGCCCAGGCCGGAGGGGGCGAGCGATACGCCGCGCCCCTCACGCGAGCTTGGGCGTCGATCAGGCCTGCAGGTAGCGCAGCACCGACTCGCAGATCATGTCCTTGTGCCGCGCCTTGACCTGTTCGTCATCCAGGTCGATCTGGAAGATTTCGCCGAAGGTGTTGTGGTTGGAGACGCGGTAGAAGCAGAAGGAACTGATCAGCAGGTGCAGGTCGAGCGGATCCAGGCGGGGCCGGAAGAGTCCCTCGGCTTCGCCACGGCGGAGGATGTCGCCGAGGGCGTCGAGGATGGTGGTGCTCATGGAGCGGATCGCCTTGGACTGCCTGACGTACTCGCCGTGGTGGATGTTCTCGATGCTGACGATGCGCACGAAGTCCACGTTGCGGTCGTGGTGGTCGAAGGTGAATTCCACCAGCCGGCGGATCGCCTCGCGGGGCTCCAGTTCGGCCAGGTGGAGCTTGCCTTCGGTGCTGCGGATATCGCCGTAGAGCTTTTCCAGCACTTCAACGTAAAGCTGCTCCTTGCTGCCGAAGTAGTAGTAGATCATCCGCTTGGAGGTGTGCATGCGCTCGGCGATGGCATCGACACGGGCACCGGACAGCCCCTGCTGGACGAACTCGACTATGGCCGCCTGAAGGATGTTCTCGCGGGTTTTCTCGGGGTTGTTCTTGCGCCCTTGGCGGGGTGCCTCGGCGGGGGATTCGGAAAGATCGGCGGTTATTGTCATCGTCGGCTCACGGCCAGAAAGAACTGGCGTCGATTATGGGCTGACGGGCAACCCGAAGGAACCCCGGGGCCGTGTTGCCCCGGGCCTCCTTGCTGCCTACAGCCTGGCCTTGGTGGGGGCTCCGCTGCGCGCCTTGGCCATGGCTGCCAGGCGTACGGCGACGTTGGCGGCGCCGTAGCCGCCGTAGCCGTTCCGGCGCTGCAGGATTTCGAAGAAGAAACGTCCCTCGAACGGCTCGGTATACACGTGGAACAGTTCGCCGCCCTGGGCGTCGCGGTCGTAGAGCACGTTGTAGTAGGCCAGTTCGCTAAGGAATTCGTCGTCGAAATCGAAGCGCGCCGCCAGGTCGTCGTAGTAGTTCAGCGGTATGTCCAGCAGCGGGACCCCGGCGTCCTTGGCCCGGCTGACCTCGCTGAAGATGTCGGCGCAGGAGAAGGCGATATGGTGGGCGCCCGAGCCGCGATAGCTGGACAGTGCGTGGGAAATGGCGGTGTTGCGGTTCTCCGAGATGTTCAGCGGCAGGCGGATGCTGCTGCAGCGGCTGCGAATGGCACGGCTCTTCACCAGGCCATAGGGGTCCGGCAGCACCACTTCGTCGTCGGCCTCGAAATCCAGCACGCTCTTGTAGAACAGCACCCAACTGTCGAGTCCGTCGGCCGGCAGCGCCAGGGCCATGTGGTCGATGCGTTCGAGCGCGCCGCTCTGACGCGCGTCCGGGTCGAGGACGAAATCGCTGTCATAGATGGTCTGGCCAGCCGGCGCCTGCTCCACCAGGTAGATCAGGCTGCCATCCGGCGCGCGCACGGCGGGAATCTCGCGCTCGTTGGGCCCCACCAGGCCACGATAGGGCTGTCCCTTGAACTCGCGAGCACGCTCCAGGGCACTGCCGCTGTCCCTGACCCGCAGGGCGGTGGCGCAGAGCGACGGGCCGTGGGCTTCGAAGTAGCCATGGGCGAAGGAATAGGGTTCGGCATTGAGCACGATGTTGATGTCGCCCTGGCGCAGCAGGCTGACAGCCTTGGAGCGGTGCTTGCCGGCGCGGGCGAACCCCAGGCGCTCCAGCCAACCGGCCAACGCGGCACCCAGGGCCTCGTCCACGGCGAATTCGAGGAATTCCACGCCGTCGTAGCGGCTGGCCGGCGGCGGTGCGAAAAGGACGTCCAGGTTGGCCGGCGGTGTCGGGTCCTTGGCCAGCAGCGTGCGGGTCTTCTCCTCCAGGTAGAGCAGCGAACGCAGGCCATCGGCGGCATTGCCGCGCGGCGGAGCGGCGCGGAAACCATCGTTGAAGATTTCCAGTGACAGCGGCCCCTGGTAGCCGCTGCGGATGATGGGCGCAAGGAAGCCTGGCAGGTCGAACTCGCCCTGGCCAGGGAAGCAGCGGAAGTGCCGGCTCCACTCCAGCACGTCCATGGCCAGCAGCGGCGCGTCGGCCATCTGCACGAAAAAGATCTTGTCGCCCGGGATGTCGGCAATCCCGCTGGGGTCGCCCTTGATCGACAGCGTGTGGAAGCTGTCCAGCAGCACGCCGAGCGCCGGGTGGTCGGCCTGGCGAACCAGATTCCAGACCTGCTGCCAACTGTTCACATGGCGTCCCCAGGCCAGGGCTTCGTAGCCGATGCGCAGGTTGCGCGCGCCGGCGCGCTCGGCCAGCAGACGCAGGTCGTCGACCAGGATGTCCTCATCCGCCATGGCGTCGGCCTGGACGTTGCTGCACACCAGCACCAGGTCGGTGCCCAGTTCCTGCATCAGGTCGAACTTGCGCTCGGCGCGGTCGAGGTTCTTCTGCAGGCGGTCGCGGCGGCAGCCCTCGAAGTCGCGGAACGGCTGGAACAGGGTGATGGCGATCCCCAAGTCGGCGCACATCTGGCGGATTTCCCGTGGGCTGCCGGCGTAGTACAGAAGGTCGTTCTCGAAGATCTCGACGCCGTCGAAGCCGGCTGCGGCGATGGCTTCGAGCTTTTCCGGCAGGGTACCGCTCAGGGAGACGGTGGCAATGGAACGCTGCATGCGTCAGCTCCTTGTAGGGTGGGCGCGGCGAATACCTGTAGGGGCGAATTCATTCGCCATGGGACGCGAAGCGGCCCTCTGCGACGCCCTACGGCAGACCTTCGGCCCGCTTGGCGAATGGATTCGCCCCTACAAAAGTGGCTGGATCGATTATTCGCGCGTAAAGTCAGCCCAGCAATTCAATATGTACGAACCGGTTAGTTTTGTGTTCGATCATCGAACACAAGGCCGGTTATCGAATTGACGCTTTTTCGATCACTGCGCAACATGAATCCCATGTTGCAGGGACCCGCCGGGGGGCATCACTGCCAGCCCAGTCACCCGGAAGGCCCTGCGATGGCAACCACGCGTCACGACATAACAATTTCAAGAAACGGGTACCTGCTCATGCTCGCACTCAACGCTCTACCAGCCTGCACTCCCCCTTCCCGCTCTCCTTCTGCAGCGTCATCGGCCAGTCCCGGTCCGCATACCGCCGCGCCGCACTCCGAATAACCCGGAATCCTTCAGCGCCCCGGGCAGTACCCCGGTCAAGCGGCCGCCAGCCACCTCCAAGGACGATCCGCCACCTTTTGGCGCAGATTGCCCCTTCGTGCACCGTCTCGACGGCGGAGCGCAACGGAAATGGCGGCCGATTCGAGTCGAAAACCGACTGGCCTACCAGTCACAGAACGGATGGCAAAACAACAATGATCCAATCTCATACCACTCGCATCGCTCCCGATCCCCAGCTTCACCAGGGCGGCATGTTCAGCAAGGTCCGCGGCGCCATGGCCGTCGGCAAGATGCGCTGGGGCATGCTCGCCCTGGTGTTCTTCGCCACCACCCTGAACTACATCGACCGCGCCGCCCTGGGCGTGATGCAGCCCATCCTCGCCGAGAAGATGAGCTGGACCGCGATGGACTACGCCAACATCAACTTCTGGTTCCAGGTCGGCTATGCCATCGGCTTCCTTCTCCAAGGGCGCTTCATCGACAAGGTTGGCGTCAAGCGGGCGTTCTTCCTCGCGGTGCTGTTCTGGAGCATCGCCACCGGGGCCCATGGCCTGGCCACTTCAGCCGCTGGCTTCATGGTCTGCCGTTTCATTCTCGGCCTGACCGAAGCCGCCAACTACCCGGCCTGCGTGAAGACCACCCGGCTCTGGTTCCCGGCCGGCGAACGCGCCCTGGCCACAGGGATCTTCAATGCCGGCACCAACGTCGGCGCCATGGTCACTCCGGCCCTGCTACCGCTGATCCTCAGCGTCTGGGGCTGGCAGGCCGCCTTCGTCGGCATGGGCTGCCTGGGCCTGGTCTGGCTGGTGTTCTGGTCGATCAACTACTTCAACCCGGAAGAGCATCCGCGCGTGAAGCCGAGCGAACTGGACTACATCAACCAGGCGGTCGAGCCCGAGCCGGTCAAGGTGCCCTTCAGCCGCATTCTGCGCATGCGTGGCACCTGGGCCTTTGCCCTGGCCTACTCGATCACCGCCCCGGTGTTCTGGTTCTACCTCTACTGGCTGCCGCCCTTCCTCAACCAGCAGTACGGCCTGGGCATCAGCGTGACCCAGATGGGCATCCCCCTGATTTTGATCTGGCTGACCGCCGACTTCGGCAGCGTGGGTGGCGGCATCCTCAGCTCCTGGCTGATCGGCCGCGGCGTCAAACCCATCACCGCCCGCCTGTCCTCCATGCTGATCTTCGCCTGCACCATCGTCGGCGTGGTCTTCGCTGCCAACGCCAGCGGCCTGTGGGTCGCCGTCCTGGCCATCGCCCTGGCCGTGGGTGCTCACCAGGCCTGGACCGCCAACATCTGGAGCCTGGTGATGGACTACACGCCCAAGCACCTGATGAGCACCGTGTTCGGCTTTGGCGGCATGTGCGCCGCAATCGGCGGCATGTTCATGACCCAGATCGTCGGCGGCGTGCTGACCGCCACCAACAACAACTACGCCGTGCTCTTCACCATGATCCCGGCCATGTACTTCATCGCCCTCACCTGGCTGTACTTCATGGCCCCGCGCAAGATCGAACAGGCCCAGGGCTGATCCACCCTCGCGGAGGTCCGGCCGGGCCTCCGCCTCCCCTTCTCCGCTTGCCCCTTTTCTCCAACCCACGCCCCGAAGCTCAACCCCTGCGCTGCAACCACGCCGCGCCCAGGCCGCTCAGGCAGATGATGGCAATGCCCACCAGGCTGGTGGCATCCGGTCGCTGGGAAAAGAGCACGAAGCCCAACAGCCCGGCGAAGACGATCTGGCAGTAGCCAAAAGGCGCCAGCAAGGCCGGTGCCGCCACGCGGAAAGCCTGGGTCAGCAGCAGGTGCGCGGTCATGCCGGCCCCGCCGAGAAGCAGCATCAGCACGCCATGCTCCAGGCTTGGCAGTTGCCAGAAGAACGGCACCATCGCGCTCATCGCCAGGGTGTTGCACAGCCCCGCGAAGAAGTTGCTGGTGGTCGGGCTGTCGTGGGCCGCGACCTTGCGCGTGAGCAACTGGTAGAAGCAGAAGCCCAAGGCCGAGCAGAAGGGAAACAGGATGGCCGGCGTGAAGAGTTCGCCGCCGGGGTGCACCACCACCAACACACCCAGGAAACCCAGCACAACGGCCAGCCACTGGCCAGGACTGACCTTTTCCTTCAGCAAGGGTACCGACAGTGCCGTGACCAGCACCGGAGCGAGGAAGTTGACTGCCGTGGCTTCCGCCAGAGGGATGTATTGCAGGCCGGCGGTGAACAGCAGGCTGGTACTCAGCAGACTCAGGGCCCGCAGCAACTGAAGCCCTGGCCGCCCGGTGCGCAGCACGCGCAAACCGGCCTGGGGCAGGAAGATCCCGGCCATCAGCAAGGTATGCACCAGGTAACGGGCCCAGACGATCATGACGACCGGATAGAGGCCACCGAGGAACTTGGACAGGGCGTCATGCCCCGCGAAGAGAAAGGTCGCCAGCACCACCAGCAGGATGCCCCGCAGCGGTTGGTTAACTCCGGACAAAGGGGCATTAGTGGTCATGGGGCACTCGAAGAAAGCTCGCGGCCCAGCCGACCGCGCGAAAGTTGAGGGCAAGGGTTCAGTGGCGACTCAGCGGCAACCGAGCCTTACCCAGGGCCATCCGCACCCGCTCACGGGGGCCGACGCCCTGCCCCAGCAAATACCACGAGGCAATTTCCAGACTCAGGGGCAGTTTCGCCGGCAACGTCCGCAGCCAGCCGGAGAGGTCGCACGGTCGGGCGTTACCCGGGCGAGTAGGTGCGGGGGTCGTCAGGGCGGCAAGGAAGAGAACGTGCTCAGTCATGCTCTTCTCGGAATCCAGTTCCAGAATTGAATTTGCGATATTTAGAACGTGGTTCCACATTAGCGCAAGTGGAAAATGCGCCACGTCGACAGCGAGGCTGATTCATCGCCGGGCAGGACAGTGTTCAAGGGTGCTGAGGGAACTCTTTCACTCGTGAAGCAGGCCACAGGCCCGCGCTATCGCGCGTCCAGCGTCAATCACGAAGGAGTCCGCGCCCTCGAGGCAGAGCGCGGGGACCGGCAGAAAGTCGTCTTCCTGGTTCAGACGAAGAATTCGGACGCCTGGCTGGCTGCCGATAGTTCGTCCACCGCCGCCAGCAATTGCGGCGCCACTTCGTGCAGGCGCGCTTCGGGCAGGCGCGCGCTGGGACCGGCGACACTGAGTACGCCTATCGCCTTGCCGGTGCGTGGAGCACGCACCACGGCGGCCAACGCCGACATGCCGACCGACGAACTTTCCATCACCCAGGCATAGCCGTGCTCCCGCGCCAGACGCAGGCGCTCGAGCAGTTCGATGTTGGAACGCGGCGCGTTGGGGCCGAAGTCCCGCGGATCGGCGATGCCCTGGCGCTCCACCAGCACCAGGGCCTCGGCATCACTCAGGCTGGCCAGCCAGGCATGCCCGGAGGCGGTGTAGAACAGCGGCGCGTCGCGCCCCATGTCGGGGTCGTAGCGCAAGCCGGAACGCGCGCCCTGGGATTTTGCGATCCAGGTCAGGCGGTCGTCTTCGATCACGCCCAAGCGCACCAGCTCACCGGTTTCCTGGGCCAGGCGATCAAGGATCGGCTGGACGATGTCCGCGCCGCTGCTGGCCAGATAGCGGAACGCCATGGCCACCAGGCGGGTGGACAACTGGTAGCGGCTGTTCTCCGGGTTCTGCCGCACATAACCAAGACGGATCAGCTCGGCCAGCATGCGGTGGGTAGCGCTCTTGGGAATCTGCAGCTCATCCGCCAGCACCTGCATCGGCAGTCCGCGCGGGTCGGCGGTCAGGCGTTCCAGGAGATTGAAGGCACGTTCGATCTGGCTACCGGCCATGGGCATGGGTCCTCTTCGCTGTGGGGCGATTCTAGAAGACAACGCCTGCCCCATGAAACCTGGAACGGGAAGATGACAGGCTGCAGATTCGCCGGAAGAAATGTACGAAATGGTTAGTTCTGTTCGATGATCGAACGGAAGCGTCCCCCGTCGATTGAACCCGGCGCCCACCGATTTCACTATCGCCCCAGGTGCGAGGCGTTGCCGCAACCCGCCTGCGATCCCCGCAATGCCTTGCCTGTTACCTGCATAAATACAAGAAAGGTCGATCACCATGCCCACCCCCTACGCCTCGCCGCCCGACGCGGCACCGTTGCCTGGCCACGTCCCCGAATGCGCCTTCTTCCTTCGCCTGAGCGGGTGCCGCAAAGCGCGCTGACACCCACGCCATCCAAAGCCTGACGCGTATTCGTGCAACAGCCGCGAAGGGCTTCCTGCGCCCCGACAACCATGAACACAGAGGCTAGACCCACCATGAAATCCACTCGCCGTCCATGCTTCGCCCCCTGCGCCCTTGCTGCCGCCGTCTTCCTTGTCGCCCAGCCCCTTCAGGCTGCGGACGGGGGCGGCTTCGCCGAAGACGCCAAGGTCGGCCTGAACCTGCGCAACTTCTACATCAACCGCAACTTCGTGAACCCGACCAACCCCCAGGGCAAGGCCGAGGAATGGACCCAGAGCTTCATCCTCGACGCCCGCTCCGGCTTCACCGAAGGGCCGGTGGGGTTTGGCGTGGACCTGCTCGGCCTGCTCGCGGTCAAACTCGACGGCGGCAAGGGCACCCGCGGCACCCAGTTGCTGCCGGTGCATGACGACGGTCGCCCGGCCGACGACTTCGGCCGCCTGGCCGCGGCCGGCAAGATGCGCGTGTCGAAGACCGAGTTGAAAGTCGGCGAATGGATGCCGGTGCTGCCGATCCTCCGCGCCGACGACGGCCGCTCCCTGCCGCAGACCTTCCAGGGCGGCCAGGTCACCTCCCAGGAGCTCGACGGCCTGACCCTGTACGGCGGCCAGTTCCGCCAGAACAGCCCGCGCAACGACGCCAGCCTGGAAGATATGTCGATGAACGGCCGCGCCGCCTTCACCTCCGACCGCTTCAACTTCGCCGGCGGCGAGTACGCCTTCAACGAGAAGCGCACCCTGGTCGGCCTGTGGTACGCCGAGCTGGACGACATCTACCAGCAGCAGTACCTGCAACTGACGCACAGCCAGCCCGTGGGCGACTGGACCCTGAGCGCCAACCTCGGCTACTTCGACGGCAAGGAGAACGGCAGCGCCCTGGCCGGCGACCTGGACAACCGCACCTGGTCCGCCCTGCTCTCCGCCAAATACGGTGGCAACACCTTCTCCCTCGGCCTGCAGAAGGTCAGCGGCGACAACGCCTGGATGCGCGTCAACGGCACCAGCGGCGGCACCCTGGCCAACGACAGCTACAACTCCAGCTTCGACAACGCCAAGGAAGAGTCCTGGCAACTGCGCCACGACTACAACTTCGCCGCCCTCGGCGTGCCCGGGCTGACCCTGATGAACCGCTACATCAGCGGCGAGGACGCCCACATCGGCACGGTGACCGACGGCAAGGAATGGGTGCGCGAGACCGAGCTGGCCTATGTCGTGCAGTCCGGGGTGTTCAAGGCGCTCAGCGTGAAGTGGCGCAACGCGAGCGTCCGCCGCGACTTCAGCAACAACGAGTTCGACGAGAACCGTCTGATCATCAACTACCCGCTGTCGATTCTCTGACCCCGACAGGGCCGGCCGATGGGTTGGCGTAGAGCGCAGCGAAACCCAACGCCACAAAACGATGGGTTTCGTACCTCTACCCATCCTACGTCTACCCCCCAGCGCCGAGCGCACCGAGGCCCAACGCGGCGAGGCCTACATCGCGGGGATGCAGGTGACGGGCGCTTGAACGGCTGTTGGGCGAGTCTACCCCCAATGAAAACGCCGCCCGGATGCGTGGTCCGGGCGGCGTTCGGGTGTTGCTCGTTCAGGTCAGCCCTGGAGCGATTCCACGCCCAGTTCGTCCCACACGGCCTCGGCCAGGTGGAACGTGGCGTTGGCCGCCGGGATACCGCAGTAGATCGCGCTCTGCATGATCACTTCCTTGATCTCGTCGCGGGTCACGCCATTGTTCTTCGCCGCCCGCAGGTGCAGCTTCAGCTCGCCTTCGCGGTTCATGCCGATCAGCATGGCGATGGTCACCAGACTGCGGGTGTGGCGCGGCAGGCCCGGGCGGGTCCAGATATCACCCCAGGCATGGCGGGTGATCATGTCCTGGAACTCTTCATTGAACGGCGTGAGGTTCTGCAGGCTGCGGTCCACATGGGCATCGCCCAGCACCTCGCGACGCACCTGCATGCCAGCTTCGTAGCGCTCTTTCTCGTCCATTGGGAACTCCGGCTTCAGGCGGTCAGGAAAGCCAGCACGCGCTCACTGAACGCATCGGCGGCCTGCACGTTGGACAGGTGCGCGGCATGGAACTCCACCAATTCGGCAACGGCGATGCGTTCCTGCATGAAGCGGCCGTGCTCGGTGGTGGTCACCGGATCGCCACTGCCACAGACGATCAGGGTCGGTGCGCGAATACCCGCGATCTGCTCGCGG contains:
- a CDS encoding IclR family transcriptional regulator; its protein translation is MAGSQIERAFNLLERLTADPRGLPMQVLADELQIPKSATHRMLAELIRLGYVRQNPENSRYQLSTRLVAMAFRYLASSGADIVQPILDRLAQETGELVRLGVIEDDRLTWIAKSQGARSGLRYDPDMGRDAPLFYTASGHAWLASLSDAEALVLVERQGIADPRDFGPNAPRSNIELLERLRLAREHGYAWVMESSSVGMSALAAVVRAPRTGKAIGVLSVAGPSARLPEARLHEVAPQLLAAVDELSAASQASEFFV
- a CDS encoding OprD family porin — translated: MKSTRRPCFAPCALAAAVFLVAQPLQAADGGGFAEDAKVGLNLRNFYINRNFVNPTNPQGKAEEWTQSFILDARSGFTEGPVGFGVDLLGLLAVKLDGGKGTRGTQLLPVHDDGRPADDFGRLAAAGKMRVSKTELKVGEWMPVLPILRADDGRSLPQTFQGGQVTSQELDGLTLYGGQFRQNSPRNDASLEDMSMNGRAAFTSDRFNFAGGEYAFNEKRTLVGLWYAELDDIYQQQYLQLTHSQPVGDWTLSANLGYFDGKENGSALAGDLDNRTWSALLSAKYGGNTFSLGLQKVSGDNAWMRVNGTSGGTLANDSYNSSFDNAKEESWQLRHDYNFAALGVPGLTLMNRYISGEDAHIGTVTDGKEWVRETELAYVVQSGVFKALSVKWRNASVRRDFSNNEFDENRLIINYPLSIL
- the pcaC gene encoding 4-carboxymuconolactone decarboxylase; amino-acid sequence: MDEKERYEAGMQVRREVLGDAHVDRSLQNLTPFNEEFQDMITRHAWGDIWTRPGLPRHTRSLVTIAMLIGMNREGELKLHLRAAKNNGVTRDEIKEVIMQSAIYCGIPAANATFHLAEAVWDELGVESLQG